The stretch of DNA TCCCGCCGCCCTCCGCTGGACCGACTGGTCCGCGGACCCCTGGATCGTTCTCTCGCTCACGGCCTCGTGCGCGGCGTACATCGCGATCTCGCGCCGTTTTCCGCCGCGCGGCCGGCAGAGTCTCGCCTTCTGGGCCGGGGAAGCCACACTCGCCGTTGCGCTGCTGTCGCCGCTCGACGCGGGCGCGGCCTACTTGTTTACGCTCCATATGCTGCAGCACATGCTCCTGATGCTCGTCGCCGCCGCGCTCTTCGCTCTTTCCGTTCCCTCGGGGCTGATCGGCTGGGCCTACAGCCGTCCCCGCGTCCGGCGCGTGGTGCGCGCGGCATGGAACCCGCTCGCGGCGTTCGTGCTCTTCAACGGCATGCTGCTGGCCTGGCACATCCCCGCCGCCTACGACGCGACGCTGCGCATCCCGTGGATGCACGCCGCCGAGCACGTCGGCTTCCTTGTCGCCGGTGTGATCTTCTGGGGCGTGATCGTCTCTCCGGCCCCCGCGCTCGTCCGCGCGCCGCTCGGCATGCGGTTCGCGCTTCTGATCGGCGCGGACGTCGTGAATTTCATCCTCGGCTTCACGCTGACGTTCGCGGGCCACGCTTTCTACACGGCCTACGCCGCGGCGCCGCGGCTGTGGGGCCTGTCCGCGCTCGACGACCTGCACCTCGGCGGCGTGTTGATGTGGGTGATGGGACAGATGATGTACCTCATCCCGCTGCTCATTCTCCTCAACGTCATCCTGTGGCGCGACACGGGACGCGGCGGCAGTGCGCGCCCCGCGGCCCGGGTGTTATGATGAGGGCCATCGCCGCGACGACTCGGAGGTGCACCGCGTGACGGTTCCGGATGCTGCGGGCCGGGGAGTGGCCGCCACGGCCACACTGACCGGCGGGCAGGCGCTCGTGCGCGCCCTGCGGGCGCAGGGCGCCGACGTGATCTTCGGTCTTCCCGGCGTGCAGATGGACTGGGCGTTCGACGCCCTGTACGAGGCCAACGACTTTGTCCGCGTCATCCACGCCCGCCACGAGCAGGCGCTCTCGTACATGGCGGACGGCTACGCCCGCGTCACCGGTCGCCCCGGCGTCTGTCTCCTGGTGCCCGGTCCGGGGCTGCTCAACGCGCTGGCCGGGCTCGCGACCGCCTACTCGTGCTCGTCACCCGTCCTGTGCATCACCGGCCAGATTCCGGTGGCGCAGATCGGCAAGGGACGCGGCCTCCTGCACGAGATCAAGCATCAGCTCGCGGCGGCGGACACCGTGACGAAGTGGACGGGCAGCGCGCTGCGGCCGGACGCGGTGCCGGGCGTCGTCCGGGAGGCGTTCCGGCAGATGCTGAGCGGCCGCCAGCGGCCGGTCGCGATCGAGGTTCCGCCCGACGTCCTCAAGGGCGCGGCCGAGATGCCCTCGGAGGACGGGCCGCTGTTACGCACCGTGCCGGCGCCGGATCCGGACGCGGTCGAACGCGCGGCGAAGCTTCTCGGCGCCGCGGAGCGGCCGCTGATCTTCGCGGGCGGAGGGATCGTGGCGTCGGACGCCACGGACGCGCTCGTGCGGGTCGCCGAGATGCTGCAGGCTCCGGTCCTCGTGTCGCGGAACGGCAAAGGCGCGATTTCCGACCGGCACTACCTCGCCGAGCCGCTCGCGGCGGGACCGGAACTTGCGCCGTCCGCGGATGCCGTCTTGATCGTGGGCACACGGTTCTACGAACCGACCGCGTCCGACTGGGCGCCGATGGCGCAGCCGTGCGTGCAGATCGACATCGACCCCGATGAGATCGGGCGCAACCGGACGGTGACGGTTGGTGTCGTCGCGGACGCCGCGCCGGCGCTGGCCGCGCTCGCGGAACGCCTCGAGAAACACAACCGGACGCGGCCGTCGCGCAAAGACGAGCTGACGGCGTTCCACAACCGGATTCGGGAGCGGGTCAACTCGGTCGCCCCGCACGCGGCCTACGGCAACGCGATTCGCGAGGCGCTCCCCGAGGACGGGGTCGTCGTCAGCGAGATGACGCAGGTCGGCTACTGGTCCAACATCGGC from bacterium encodes:
- a CDS encoding cytochrome c oxidase assembly protein, whose product is MPPAALRWTDWSADPWIVLSLTASCAAYIAISRRFPPRGRQSLAFWAGEATLAVALLSPLDAGAAYLFTLHMLQHMLLMLVAAALFALSVPSGLIGWAYSRPRVRRVVRAAWNPLAAFVLFNGMLLAWHIPAAYDATLRIPWMHAAEHVGFLVAGVIFWGVIVSPAPALVRAPLGMRFALLIGADVVNFILGFTLTFAGHAFYTAYAAAPRLWGLSALDDLHLGGVLMWVMGQMMYLIPLLILLNVILWRDTGRGGSARPAARVL
- a CDS encoding thiamine pyrophosphate-binding protein → MTVPDAAGRGVAATATLTGGQALVRALRAQGADVIFGLPGVQMDWAFDALYEANDFVRVIHARHEQALSYMADGYARVTGRPGVCLLVPGPGLLNALAGLATAYSCSSPVLCITGQIPVAQIGKGRGLLHEIKHQLAAADTVTKWTGSALRPDAVPGVVREAFRQMLSGRQRPVAIEVPPDVLKGAAEMPSEDGPLLRTVPAPDPDAVERAAKLLGAAERPLIFAGGGIVASDATDALVRVAEMLQAPVLVSRNGKGAISDRHYLAEPLAAGPELAPSADAVLIVGTRFYEPTASDWAPMAQPCVQIDIDPDEIGRNRTVTVGVVADAAPALAALAERLEKHNRTRPSRKDELTAFHNRIRERVNSVAPHAAYGNAIREALPEDGVVVSEMTQVGYWSNIGFPVYKPRTYLTMGYQGALGAGYGIALGAYVGACGRPVVSISGDGGFLYQISEIATAVRHRLNVVAIVFNDGAFGNVKRIQKDRFGGRFIASDLLNPDFVKLAESFGAAGRRAESPAQLREAVAWGLRQNAPVIIDAPVPAMPDMWPVLRPGYRG